The following are from one region of the Candidatus Krumholzibacteriia bacterium genome:
- a CDS encoding zinc-dependent metalloprotease has protein sequence MFRKFGLLAAFCFLVVMAGNAQASDLSQPSTVSLDAAIAAEDSGDTGEVKKKRKERPYEAYLNSKLDKPTPKGPEPKYKPWNKVITKEHKKQDGLLTIYTKQEEMLLTLSKDQLDKPYLALLTLSQGIGADFVYGGLPVDDIMFDFHRSEDHIQMRRLSTNFRAGDNEPLERAMALTFSNSILESFPIKAEKDDVVVIDVRDYFLSDAAGMSIWLGAALNQPVRPDAKKNFIESLKNYPTNTEIDTRLTYSPGRVEQLNLPSVPDARNIQIGIAWSIRQLPEEPMMPRIADDRVGYFTTTFKDFTKEKQETFFTHYANRWRLEKKDPAAALSEPVQPIVFYIDRTVPDEYVPFMIAGVEFWNRAFEAAGFKNAIVGKRAPTPEEDPEYDPADARYNTIRWNTSDQVSYGAIGPSRVDPRTGEIIDADILFEHNIVHNFGKAYRRYAGPQAALMQVDPNLKQLWMTPEERQKEEAFRSLPYFQNRPYQLCSMNDCMELGGQFMRVALLGSGMVDPADGVPQEYIGEALTFVAAHEVGHTLGFRHNFKSSGSTPYDKLNDKATIEQIGMTGSVMDYPTPNVARDSSKQGYYYTPGVGTYDEWAAKWGYMPVDGDTPEEQQKNLEAIAAECTQKSYLYGTDEDTYPMGALDPRSNINDLSDNPMMWAAERMAICDDLLQNGKLEERVVVEGGDYVPLRAAVQTLLIQKYVCANVATKNIGGALTERAHKGGGKLPFDPIAATDQRAALNFVVGNALQADDWALSPELLNKMQDDKMWSWENNLFQPGRRFDFPLTMWVEALQTGVLFNLMNPFRQARVVEAQYQSDDAFKLSELYGTLTKSIWTDRAAPQGRTATWDRNLQRTYTDMLIQQVVEPSPLTPQDAVALSRLNLTRIRGAAQSTLARPGLDDATNAHMMETIARIDRALDANRQTNF, from the coding sequence ATGTTTCGGAAATTCGGGCTGCTCGCGGCTTTCTGTTTCCTGGTCGTAATGGCCGGAAACGCGCAGGCGAGTGACCTTTCGCAGCCCTCGACGGTATCCCTCGATGCGGCCATCGCAGCGGAGGACTCCGGCGATACGGGTGAAGTCAAGAAGAAGAGGAAGGAACGCCCGTACGAGGCGTACCTGAATAGCAAACTGGACAAGCCGACGCCGAAGGGCCCGGAGCCGAAGTACAAGCCCTGGAACAAGGTCATCACCAAGGAGCACAAGAAGCAAGACGGCCTGCTTACCATCTACACCAAGCAGGAAGAGATGCTTCTCACCCTCTCCAAGGATCAACTCGACAAGCCGTACCTGGCGCTGCTGACCCTGTCGCAGGGTATCGGCGCCGACTTCGTGTACGGTGGCCTGCCGGTGGACGACATCATGTTCGACTTCCACCGCAGCGAGGACCACATCCAGATGCGCCGTCTGAGCACGAACTTCCGCGCCGGCGACAACGAGCCGCTGGAGCGGGCGATGGCCCTGACCTTTTCGAACTCGATCCTGGAGAGTTTCCCGATCAAGGCCGAGAAGGACGACGTGGTGGTTATCGATGTGCGCGATTACTTCCTGTCCGACGCGGCTGGCATGAGCATCTGGCTCGGCGCCGCGTTGAACCAGCCGGTGCGGCCGGACGCGAAGAAGAACTTCATCGAGAGCCTCAAGAACTATCCGACCAACACGGAGATCGACACGCGCCTGACCTATTCGCCCGGCCGCGTGGAACAGCTGAATCTCCCCAGCGTACCGGATGCGCGCAACATCCAGATCGGCATCGCCTGGAGCATTCGCCAGCTTCCGGAAGAGCCGATGATGCCGCGTATCGCAGATGACCGCGTGGGGTATTTCACCACCACGTTCAAGGATTTCACCAAGGAGAAGCAGGAGACCTTCTTCACGCACTACGCCAACCGCTGGAGGCTGGAGAAGAAGGATCCCGCCGCGGCGCTTTCCGAGCCGGTACAGCCGATCGTGTTCTACATCGATCGCACCGTACCCGACGAGTACGTTCCGTTCATGATCGCCGGCGTGGAGTTCTGGAACCGGGCCTTCGAAGCGGCCGGTTTCAAGAACGCCATCGTGGGCAAACGCGCGCCGACACCGGAGGAAGACCCCGAGTACGATCCGGCCGATGCGCGCTACAACACCATCCGCTGGAACACGTCGGACCAGGTGTCCTACGGAGCCATCGGACCCTCGCGTGTCGACCCACGCACCGGTGAGATCATCGACGCCGACATTCTCTTCGAGCACAACATCGTTCACAACTTCGGCAAGGCGTACCGCCGTTACGCGGGTCCGCAGGCCGCGCTGATGCAGGTGGATCCGAACCTCAAGCAGTTGTGGATGACGCCCGAGGAGCGGCAGAAGGAAGAGGCGTTCCGTTCGCTGCCGTATTTCCAGAACCGTCCCTACCAGCTCTGCTCGATGAACGACTGCATGGAACTCGGCGGTCAGTTCATGCGCGTGGCTCTGCTGGGTTCGGGCATGGTGGATCCGGCCGACGGCGTGCCCCAGGAGTACATCGGCGAGGCGCTGACCTTCGTGGCGGCCCACGAGGTGGGTCACACGCTCGGTTTCCGCCACAACTTCAAGAGCTCCGGCTCAACGCCGTACGACAAGCTCAACGACAAGGCCACCATCGAACAGATCGGCATGACCGGATCGGTCATGGACTATCCCACGCCCAACGTGGCCCGGGATTCGTCCAAGCAGGGCTACTACTACACGCCCGGCGTCGGTACCTACGACGAGTGGGCGGCCAAGTGGGGCTACATGCCGGTGGATGGTGACACGCCGGAGGAGCAGCAGAAGAACCTGGAGGCCATCGCGGCGGAGTGCACCCAGAAGTCCTATCTCTACGGTACCGATGAAGACACGTACCCGATGGGGGCGCTGGATCCGCGCAGCAACATCAACGACCTCTCGGACAACCCGATGATGTGGGCCGCCGAGCGGATGGCGATCTGCGACGATCTGCTCCAGAACGGAAAGCTGGAGGAGCGCGTGGTGGTCGAGGGTGGAGACTATGTTCCGCTGCGCGCCGCCGTGCAGACGCTGCTCATCCAGAAGTACGTTTGTGCCAACGTGGCCACCAAGAACATCGGTGGTGCCCTGACCGAACGTGCCCACAAGGGAGGCGGCAAACTGCCGTTCGACCCGATTGCGGCGACCGATCAGCGCGCGGCGCTCAACTTCGTGGTGGGCAATGCGCTGCAGGCGGATGACTGGGCCCTGTCGCCCGAGCTTCTCAACAAGATGCAGGACGACAAGATGTGGAGCTGGGAGAACAACCTCTTCCAGCCGGGCCGTCGTTTCGATTTCCCGCTCACCATGTGGGTGGAGGCGCTGCAGACCGGCGTTCTGTTCAACCTCATGAATCCGTTCCGTCAGGCACGGGTGGTCGAGGCGCAGTACCAGTCGGACGATGCGTTCAAGCTGTCGGAGCTGTACGGCACGCTCACCAAGTCCATCTGGACCGATCGGGCGGCGCCCCAGGGCCGCACGGCCACCTGGGACCGGAACCTGCAGCGGACGTACACCGACATGCTGATCCAGCAGGTGGTGGAGCCGTCACCGCTGACCCCGCAGGACGCGGTGGCGCTGTCGCGGCTCAATCTCACCCGCATCCGCGGAGCGGCGCAGTCGACCCTGGCCAGGCCGGGTCTCGACGATGCCACCAACGCACACATGATGGAGACGATCGCGCGAATCGATCGCGCGCTCGACGCCAACCGTCAGACGAACTTCTAG
- a CDS encoding carbohydrate-binding family V/XII, translating into MSSIAVLRRPLLFLSLALVMVVPQARAQDTETTWPREINAPEGKIVIYQPQLEAFDEVTLKARSAVSVTLPDAKEPVFGATWFTGRVSIDRDANLVTLLDVAVTNARFPNASEAHLDRFKRIVEAEIPKWELELSYDQLLASMAAVEDQMEKSAKLDNSPPEIIFSRKPTVLVLIDGEPVLRDVENTKLKYVLNTPFFIVQDTVTGLFYLKGAEAWYSAREIMGPWTAMRSDPPAEVTSLAAQQVPAPPAEEAAAEAADDSARVARGEPVIPEVIMRTAPAEVIQTNGEPDFAAIEGTSLLYLKNSEDDVVMDIDSQTYYALIAGRWYASKSLSSNKWEFVPGSKLPADFAQIPAGSDMGNVRSSVPGTVEAEEAVLDNQIPQTATVDRKTATVEVAYDGEPKFETISGTKMSYAVNTDKSVLLIDGKYYCCDAAVWFVSSSATGPWSVCASVPASVQDIPPESPVYNVKYVYVYDSTPDVVYVGYTPAYYGSYVYGGCVVYGTGYYYQPWYGYYYYPRPVTYGFSAHYNPYTGWGFSYGVSYGWFNVRVSTYGGYWGPGGYHYGYNHGYHHGYHHGYNQGYGHGYNNGWSAGYRAGQAAGGGKPTPYTRDAYRTHQAGVQPAKGSAAQRPATQPAKNPNNVYADKSGNVYRQTDQGWQKNTKNGWQSTGGAKPSTQPATKPATRPSTQPATKPATRPSTQPAARPAQQPAKAPSQDLQRSSQSRDRSAQRSQSRPARSGGGGRGR; encoded by the coding sequence ATGAGTTCAATCGCCGTTCTGCGCCGCCCGCTCCTCTTTCTTTCGCTCGCGCTCGTCATGGTGGTGCCGCAGGCACGTGCCCAGGACACGGAGACCACCTGGCCGCGAGAGATCAACGCGCCCGAGGGGAAGATCGTCATCTACCAGCCGCAGCTGGAGGCGTTCGACGAGGTCACCCTCAAGGCGAGATCGGCGGTTTCCGTCACCCTGCCCGATGCGAAAGAGCCCGTGTTTGGCGCGACGTGGTTCACCGGGCGGGTTTCCATCGATCGCGATGCCAACTTGGTGACGCTGCTCGACGTGGCGGTAACCAACGCCCGTTTTCCCAATGCAAGCGAAGCGCACCTCGACAGATTCAAGAGAATCGTGGAGGCGGAGATTCCAAAGTGGGAGCTGGAACTCTCTTACGATCAACTGCTGGCCAGCATGGCCGCCGTCGAGGATCAGATGGAGAAGAGCGCCAAACTCGACAACTCACCGCCGGAGATCATCTTCTCCAGGAAGCCCACCGTGCTGGTGCTGATAGACGGCGAGCCCGTGCTGCGCGATGTCGAGAACACCAAGCTCAAGTACGTGCTCAATACGCCGTTCTTCATCGTGCAGGACACGGTGACCGGATTGTTTTACCTGAAGGGTGCGGAGGCGTGGTACTCGGCGCGCGAGATCATGGGCCCGTGGACGGCCATGCGCAGCGATCCACCCGCGGAGGTCACCTCACTCGCCGCCCAGCAGGTGCCGGCGCCGCCGGCGGAAGAGGCGGCCGCTGAGGCCGCGGACGATTCCGCCCGGGTGGCGCGCGGCGAGCCCGTCATCCCGGAGGTGATCATGCGCACCGCGCCGGCCGAGGTCATCCAGACCAACGGCGAGCCGGACTTTGCCGCCATCGAAGGCACTTCGCTGCTCTATCTGAAGAACAGCGAGGACGACGTCGTAATGGACATCGACTCGCAGACCTACTACGCGCTGATCGCGGGCCGCTGGTACGCGTCGAAATCCCTCTCCTCGAACAAATGGGAATTCGTGCCGGGATCGAAACTCCCGGCAGACTTCGCGCAGATCCCGGCGGGGTCGGACATGGGAAACGTCCGCTCCAGTGTGCCCGGGACGGTGGAGGCGGAAGAGGCGGTGCTCGACAACCAGATCCCGCAGACCGCCACGGTGGACCGCAAGACGGCCACGGTTGAAGTCGCCTACGACGGCGAACCGAAATTCGAGACCATCTCGGGAACGAAGATGTCGTACGCGGTGAACACCGACAAGTCGGTGCTGCTCATCGACGGCAAGTATTACTGTTGCGACGCCGCCGTCTGGTTCGTTTCGTCCAGTGCGACCGGTCCGTGGTCCGTGTGCGCTTCCGTGCCTGCTTCCGTGCAGGACATTCCGCCCGAGTCGCCGGTCTACAACGTGAAGTACGTGTATGTCTACGATTCGACGCCGGATGTCGTGTACGTGGGATACACACCGGCGTACTACGGTTCCTACGTGTACGGCGGTTGTGTGGTGTACGGCACCGGCTACTACTACCAGCCGTGGTACGGCTACTACTACTACCCGCGGCCGGTGACGTATGGTTTCAGCGCACACTACAATCCGTACACGGGATGGGGATTCTCCTACGGGGTGAGTTACGGGTGGTTCAACGTCCGGGTGAGTACCTACGGCGGTTACTGGGGACCGGGCGGATATCACTACGGGTACAACCACGGCTATCACCACGGGTACCACCATGGCTACAACCAGGGCTACGGGCACGGTTATAACAACGGCTGGTCCGCCGGTTACCGCGCGGGACAGGCGGCGGGTGGCGGCAAACCGACACCCTACACGCGCGATGCCTACCGGACCCACCAGGCGGGCGTGCAGCCGGCCAAGGGCAGCGCCGCTCAACGGCCCGCCACGCAGCCGGCGAAAAACCCCAACAACGTCTACGCGGACAAGAGCGGCAACGTGTACCGGCAGACCGACCAGGGCTGGCAGAAGAATACGAAGAATGGATGGCAGTCGACCGGCGGCGCGAAGCCCTCGACGCAGCCGGCCACCAAGCCCGCCACCAGGCCCTCGACGCAGCCGGCCACCAAACCCGCCACCAGGCCCTCGACGCAGCCCGCCGCGAGGCCAGCGCAGCAACCGGCCAAGGCCCCGTCGCAGGACCTGCAGCGCTCCTCGCAATCGCGCGACCGCTCCGCGCAGCGGTCGCAGTCGCGCCCGGCGAGATCGGGCGGTGGTGGCCGGGGCCGCTAG
- a CDS encoding S9 family peptidase, with the protein MKNARAMGPVAILLIAALAAAPRSATAAKLTLEQVTGGHTLLAPLPTQIKWRGNGKGVSFIQTLPAGEDDTRQKALMVRDVPSGREHVLCIADTVGIPADLREGDDDRFSISSHEWNPAGDRVVFTFRGDLFLLDAGNGHIDRLTESEGDEQDAVFSPDGTMIAYARGNDLYAMDVDTRTEIRHTTTGCDTIYNGILNWVYMEELFTRGDVRAFWWSPDGSRLAFLEIRDGSPPVYPIVDQIPTQATYTLQHYPKPGDPNPVVRVGIVPARGGATTWADVDTGDDSYIARVYWVGDGSAVAIEKLNRAQDHLRLLFAEAGSGRTDVVLEESSSTWINVTYLKHYYEKKRQFLWGSEQDGHMHLYLHNVDGSLIRQVTSGDWEVASLVGVDEKKGRIWFTGNHGSVIENHLYRVNENGKDLKRVSTEAGTHRVTMAPDNRNYIDAYSSHERPTRYAVHNSDGKLLFVIGDQLTDALTAANIPPQQFLTIQHEGRTYHCAMRRPPQMEPGKRYPVIVFVYGGPGSQVVRDAWSRQDLWHAYMAENGYIVFSLDNRGSAGRGKAWEEPLLKQMGVVELEDQLAGVDYLKSLSFVDPERIGVWGWSYGGYMTLLSLFNAPDVFRAGVSVAPVTDWRLYDSIYTERYMKLPGDNAAGYDASAPLTHADKLEDPLLLMHGDADDNVHMQNSIVLLRALIDAGKEFEFMLYPQREHSIAGTADRLHLYRKMTLFFDRNLKGMAGESATQVP; encoded by the coding sequence ATGAAGAACGCACGGGCGATGGGTCCCGTCGCCATTTTGCTGATCGCCGCGCTGGCAGCCGCGCCGCGGTCCGCCACCGCCGCAAAACTCACGCTCGAGCAGGTAACGGGCGGCCACACCCTGCTGGCGCCGCTGCCCACACAGATCAAATGGCGCGGAAACGGCAAGGGGGTGTCGTTCATCCAGACCCTCCCCGCGGGCGAGGACGACACCCGGCAGAAGGCGTTGATGGTACGCGATGTCCCCTCGGGCCGTGAACACGTGCTGTGCATCGCCGACACCGTCGGCATTCCCGCCGACCTGCGCGAGGGCGACGACGACCGCTTCTCGATATCCTCCCACGAGTGGAATCCGGCCGGCGACCGCGTGGTGTTCACGTTTCGGGGCGACCTCTTCCTGCTCGACGCCGGCAACGGGCACATCGACCGGCTGACCGAGAGCGAAGGAGATGAGCAGGACGCCGTCTTCTCCCCCGACGGAACGATGATCGCCTACGCGCGCGGCAACGATCTCTACGCGATGGACGTCGACACGCGCACCGAGATCCGCCACACCACCACCGGCTGCGACACCATCTACAACGGCATACTCAACTGGGTCTACATGGAGGAGTTGTTCACGCGCGGCGACGTACGCGCGTTCTGGTGGTCGCCGGACGGGTCCCGCCTGGCGTTCCTGGAGATTCGCGACGGCAGCCCGCCGGTGTACCCCATCGTCGACCAGATCCCCACCCAGGCCACCTACACGCTGCAGCACTACCCCAAACCGGGTGATCCCAACCCGGTGGTGCGCGTCGGCATCGTGCCGGCCCGCGGTGGCGCCACCACCTGGGCCGACGTCGATACCGGCGACGACTCTTACATTGCGCGCGTGTACTGGGTGGGCGACGGGAGCGCGGTTGCCATCGAGAAGCTCAACCGCGCCCAGGATCACCTGCGGCTGCTCTTTGCCGAAGCCGGCAGCGGCCGCACCGACGTGGTGCTGGAGGAGTCCTCCTCCACGTGGATCAATGTCACCTACCTGAAGCACTACTACGAGAAGAAGCGCCAGTTCCTGTGGGGCTCGGAGCAGGACGGCCACATGCACCTGTACCTGCACAACGTCGACGGCAGCCTCATTCGGCAGGTCACGTCCGGTGACTGGGAGGTGGCGAGCCTGGTGGGGGTGGACGAGAAGAAGGGCCGCATCTGGTTCACCGGCAACCACGGCAGCGTGATCGAGAACCACCTGTACCGGGTGAACGAGAACGGAAAGGATCTCAAGCGGGTCTCGACCGAAGCAGGCACCCACCGCGTGACCATGGCGCCGGACAACCGCAACTACATCGACGCGTACTCATCGCACGAGCGCCCGACGCGCTACGCCGTCCACAACAGCGACGGCAAACTGCTGTTCGTGATCGGCGACCAGCTCACCGACGCGCTGACCGCCGCGAACATCCCGCCCCAGCAGTTCCTCACCATCCAGCACGAGGGGCGCACCTACCACTGCGCCATGCGCAGACCGCCGCAGATGGAGCCGGGGAAGAGGTACCCGGTGATCGTCTTCGTGTACGGCGGCCCCGGGTCGCAGGTGGTGCGCGATGCGTGGTCGCGCCAGGACCTGTGGCACGCGTACATGGCGGAGAACGGCTACATCGTCTTCAGCCTGGACAACCGCGGCTCCGCCGGGCGCGGTAAGGCATGGGAAGAGCCCCTGCTGAAACAGATGGGCGTCGTCGAGCTGGAGGACCAGCTGGCGGGAGTCGACTATCTCAAGTCGCTCTCGTTTGTTGACCCGGAGCGCATCGGGGTATGGGGGTGGAGCTACGGGGGGTACATGACGCTGCTGTCGCTCTTCAACGCCCCCGATGTGTTCCGCGCCGGCGTTTCGGTGGCGCCGGTGACGGACTGGCGCCTGTACGACTCCATTTACACCGAGCGCTACATGAAACTCCCCGGGGACAACGCGGCGGGCTACGACGCGTCGGCGCCGCTGACCCACGCCGACAAGCTGGAGGATCCGCTGCTGCTGATGCACGGCGACGCGGACGACAATGTCCACATGCAGAACTCCATTGTGCTGCTGCGCGCGTTGATCGACGCCGGCAAGGAGTTTGAGTTCATGCTCTACCCGCAGCGGGAACATTCCATCGCGGGGACCGCCGACCGCCTGCACCTGTACCGCAAGATGACGCTCTTCTTCGACCGGAATCTGAAGGGGATGGCCGGGGAGAGCGCAACGCAGGTTCCGTGA
- a CDS encoding insulinase family protein yields MQIRRIGAVIAAAALLASLAACGKDEQEAAKFERADHETFVRDMSEMSSFTLKNGVVVYLQEERTADQVAVEFLYQAGFMDEPRGKAQLSHVAEHLAVYCASGSFGANQSYEAVTTLRGGMLSAEAVSDFSHIDYIVEADNLELPMQIESQRIAGISCDEATRSREMEKAMRELDNVISNPKGSLAKYGMMALNQALYYGQTFVPIREGAKQISAREAEAFVLDYFRPDDMVIVIIGNMKKADAEALVRKYFEGIPGRPQPELPRKPVTGNVRAQWDIDGQALYFVAAGPYDSYRDRLVLTMFGSYLHQVLMTTEEVYQPCRSVYASNQIYRVDDIPFFVFAEPAQGHTIDDVQPVMRHYIEGAVANLDDSHVLSITASMVSFVTSTGLKANVPDYPMLHHQVIGQEALNVGMKHLLREGRSVDEFVAEVNSISADEFRAIVHKYITPSRMQEIRFTSRG; encoded by the coding sequence ATGCAGATTCGCCGTATCGGCGCGGTCATCGCCGCCGCCGCGCTGCTCGCCAGCCTCGCCGCCTGTGGAAAGGACGAACAGGAGGCCGCCAAATTCGAACGCGCCGACCACGAGACCTTCGTGCGCGACATGTCGGAGATGTCGTCCTTTACGCTGAAAAACGGCGTCGTCGTGTATCTGCAGGAGGAACGAACCGCGGACCAGGTGGCGGTAGAGTTTCTCTACCAGGCTGGTTTCATGGACGAGCCCAGGGGCAAGGCACAGCTGTCCCACGTGGCCGAGCACCTCGCCGTCTACTGCGCCAGCGGCAGCTTCGGGGCCAACCAGTCCTACGAAGCGGTCACCACCCTCCGCGGTGGCATGCTCAGTGCCGAGGCGGTCTCTGACTTCTCACACATCGACTACATCGTGGAGGCGGATAACCTGGAACTTCCGATGCAGATCGAATCGCAGCGCATCGCCGGCATCTCGTGCGACGAAGCCACCCGCTCGAGAGAGATGGAGAAGGCCATGCGCGAACTCGACAACGTGATCTCCAACCCCAAGGGGTCGCTGGCCAAGTACGGGATGATGGCGCTCAACCAGGCCCTCTACTACGGCCAGACCTTCGTCCCCATCCGCGAGGGCGCAAAGCAGATCAGCGCCCGGGAGGCGGAGGCGTTCGTCCTCGACTACTTCCGCCCCGACGACATGGTCATCGTCATCATCGGAAACATGAAAAAAGCGGACGCCGAGGCCCTGGTGCGCAAGTACTTCGAGGGCATACCGGGCCGGCCGCAGCCGGAGTTGCCGCGCAAACCTGTGACGGGGAACGTACGCGCCCAGTGGGACATCGACGGACAGGCGCTGTACTTTGTGGCTGCGGGCCCCTACGATAGTTACCGGGATCGCCTGGTCCTGACCATGTTCGGTTCCTATCTTCACCAGGTACTGATGACAACAGAGGAAGTCTACCAGCCGTGCCGCTCGGTCTACGCGTCCAACCAGATCTACCGCGTGGACGACATTCCCTTCTTCGTGTTCGCGGAGCCGGCGCAGGGACACACCATCGACGACGTACAGCCGGTGATGCGGCACTACATCGAAGGCGCCGTCGCCAACCTGGACGATTCGCACGTGCTTTCGATCACAGCCAGCATGGTCAGCTTCGTCACGTCCACCGGACTCAAGGCCAACGTTCCTGATTACCCGATGCTGCATCACCAGGTCATCGGGCAGGAAGCGCTCAACGTGGGCATGAAGCACCTGCTGCGCGAGGGGCGCAGCGTGGACGAATTCGTTGCGGAGGTGAACTCGATCAGCGCGGACGAGTTTCGTGCCATCGTTCACAAGTACATCACCCCGTCCCGCATGCAGGAAATCCGCTTTACCAGCCGCGGCTGA
- a CDS encoding DUF2061 domain-containing protein — METHKRSMVKSLTWRIIGIFLLGGIAYAVTRDWKEMTVITIIFHSVRMVLYYFHERIWLRIDWGRIRHPLDSLNVSGKLAPEDLDEIRAKLRAMGYIE, encoded by the coding sequence ATGGAAACACATAAGCGATCGATGGTGAAATCGCTCACCTGGCGCATCATTGGCATCTTTCTGCTGGGTGGGATCGCCTACGCGGTCACGCGGGACTGGAAGGAGATGACCGTCATCACCATCATTTTCCACAGCGTGCGTATGGTGCTTTACTACTTCCACGAGCGAATCTGGCTGCGCATCGACTGGGGGCGGATCCGCCACCCGCTGGACAGTCTCAACGTAAGCGGCAAGCTGGCGCCGGAAGACCTGGACGAGATTCGCGCCAAGCTGCGCGCCATGGGCTACATTGAATGA